GCGTGGTCGCGGAGAACGGGCCCGCGCTGCTGCGCTTCTGTGCCGCGCAGCTCGGGCCCGCACGCGCCGAGGACTGCTTCCAGGAGACGATGCTCGCGGCGCTGCGGGCCTACCGCGAGCTGCGCGACCCGGGCGCCGTCCGCGCCTGGCTCTTCGCGATCGCCGCGCGCAAGGTGGTCGACGCCCACCGCGCGAGCGCGCGGGCGCCGCAGCCGGTGGCGGACCCGGAGCCGCTGGCCGCCGCGAAGCCGGCCGCCCCGCGCGACCCGGCGCTGTGGGCGCAGGTGCGGCGGCTGCCGGCGAAGCAGCGCCAGGCGGTGGTGCTGCGCTACCTCGGCGATCTCTCGCACCGCGAGATCGCCGCCGTGATGGCGACCAGCGAGGCCGCGGCGCGCCGCAACGTCTTCGAGGGCCTCGCGCGGCTGCGGCAGGAGCTCGCCCGGGAGTAGCCGGGAGGAGGCCGGGATCTCACGGACCGCCGGGCTCCCTCGTCCTACCGGCATGAGCCACGCCGACCGCCGGACGATCGAGGCGACGGAGAGGCTGGAGCGCCAGCTCGGCCAGAACGCAGG
The window above is part of the Deltaproteobacteria bacterium genome. Proteins encoded here:
- a CDS encoding sigma-70 family RNA polymerase sigma factor; the encoded protein is MPPFERVVAENGPALLRFCAAQLGPARAEDCFQETMLAALRAYRELRDPGAVRAWLFAIAARKVVDAHRASARAPQPVADPEPLAAAKPAAPRDPALWAQVRRLPAKQRQAVVLRYLGDLSHREIAAVMATSEAAARRNVFEGLARLRQELARE